aaatttcttttgtccGCTTAGACTCCTTTTCGAAATAGAATTGattctttttcaacttcCATAAAAAGTTAAATATTCTTAAGTATTCCTTTCTGCCATTGGTACGATTAACATTCAGTACAAATGACAATGGCCTATCGACAATGAAGTCTAAGGTAAAAACATCCCAACCTATGGCGCCGTGGCCCAGATCGAGGAGACGTGCATCTAACTTGTTTATAATATAGTTGTTGTCACCACGATTAATTAAGCTTCTTAAAGACGATTGTTGTACTGATTCTTGAAGAATCCTTGTCAAAGAATAGTCAGAAAGTAGATCTGATGAGGAGGTTAGTGCTGAACttaattttgttattaatgTATTGATCAGATCTCCTCTACCCattaaaagaatatttCTTAGCGTCTTCAAAACATCATGATAATGAAACTTTGTGCATATAATGGTATCAATGTAACTAACAATTTCTTTAAACTGTGTATTAACTGCTTCAATAAATTCGATGGATATGCCGTTCTTTCTAAGACCGTCGTATATTTGTTTGTATCTGTTCGAAAATTCATTGGAGTATTCAAGTTCCTTACAGTATTTTTGGACAAAAATGTAAGATTTACCAATTACGAATATCTGTCTCGCTTGCATGTATGTTAGAAATGAAGGAATCTTATCTGTATTCAATTTAAAGATTACTTCACCATCTGTATTTTCTTGCTCTACTTCGATAAAGAGTTCATTATTAGTATTGTCTATCGATCCTAATGTAAGCCACTGAGACAAATAGTCGTAGTACAAAGTTAGCAATGTGCTAAACAGTTTGTCTGCTATGTTTTCTATTGTTAAGTCACCATGGTGTCGCAGTTGTTCTAACAAAGATAGCAGTTGATCTCCAGTCAAACCCTCAAATTTTAGCATGATAGAATAGAAGACTCTTAGCTTATTAATGCTATCATAAATGGAAACATAGACACCATTGTTCGTActtattttatcatttgaTGCAAGTTGATTTATTAAACCGTTGTATGTATTCAGTTCCGATCCCACTGCTATTATGAATGCTTTCTTCATTGGAGATATTGGCATTCGTCTATATTTATCGCACAAATTCCCTAGCTCTTTGTACAAAAGTCCAGCttcaaaaatcaaatgaaGAATACCACTTTCAGAATTCGGGATGTTAGACGGTATGATTATTTTGTcatattcaatatcaaatagtTCAGATGTAGTACCTAGCAGAACAAATGGTATTGATTTCATGATTTCCTGCTCATCTATCATGTTTTTCATGTAAGGTTCTAATAAAGATCTTAATGGTAATCTGTTAGGAGATTTTCCTATATTATTGTAAGCTTGAGAAGATAGCATTGACCTTTCGGAATAGCGATCAAGGTTTTCAAAGGATTCGGAATATTGACTTCCAGGCCTGCCCATATTCAGGTTTCCATCATATGGACTGATGTTGAGCCTGTTTAATATAAATTGATCATTAGGATTATCTGAGTATTCCATTTGTAACTCATTTACATAATTGAGCATCTCTTGTTCATTTGACATGGAAAATAATGGTTCCAAAGATGATAATAGTTTTGGCAATGTATTTCTATGCCGAAGGGTTACTGGTATTTTTGATTGAAAGTTTTCAATTAATTTACTCAGCTGTTGTTTATTCTTATAGGGTGATGATagtaaaaacaaaacatcTTTTGCAAATAGCTGTATGACAGTGTCAGGAAACTCTGGAGGTAAATATGTCTCCAGTAGCAGAGACAAGCTATTTCCCAATTCCATGCAACAATGCTGATTCACCAAATATAATTCAAATGAGTAATTGGACCCTCTACTATTATACTTTCAATAGTGACAAAATTTAAATCCAAGCTAGGGCTATCGGGGTACCTTTAAAATCCTATTTGTGATATGAATATGGTCATACAATACAAGTGAACCGAGTTATGCTCAAATGTGAGAGACCTTCAATAATAACAGAAAGGTTCTGGTCAATGATATGTTTGCTTATTCTATGGTGATTGCCGCTGGTCGACTGTTACCGTAACTGTGGTGCTCAATTAGCTAAAAATGCATGGCTCATCTCACTGATCCCGATCCATTTGTTTACCATTTCGTCAAGAGCTAACATTTCCTGATTTTACGCGACACACAAAAAGAAGTATCGTGAATAATGAGCAGAACACACACTAGATTAACGAGTAAGATTGTAATATTAGGAATACCTgaaatatgaaattataGAATTAGAAAAATGCAAAAGTTATATTAGGATGAGCTATCCTCTAAATTGGATTTATACTACTGCTAATATGGTATGTGCATGAAATTCTCCTAACTAGCGAttgaattatttttcttttgataacCTAGATCTTCCATCGCTACTTGGTAATGTTCGAAGTTATAAAATTGTAGCAGGGCTCTTAAGGCAATTTCTTGTCCATATGCATCACTTAATTCGCCAGTGATGTCCTTACCAGCTACCCAGTTATCTATTAGTTCCAACTTTTCGTAAAGGAATACTCCTGAAATTAGCTCCATATGTTCAGATTTCCAACGTTTGTTCTTGAATGGAGTTAGTTCTTTGATGATTTTAAGGAGCGGGTGATAAATATCCAGATTGAAGATGTGATAGTATTTTTTAACTATGGTTCCAATAGATTGGGGTAGTTCTTTGATTCTCTGTGTTTTGTTTCCAACTACTTTCTGGAGAATCCGCAGCAAGTATGCCAGCGATGGCAAAAAATCAAGATTCACCGCCTTCTGTACCTGATGAACATATCTAAAGGAGTTCTTGTattcaaaattatattttgaacaCTCAGACCAAAACGATTTATTCGATGTTATTATTCTATTGAAAATCCTGTCCCCATAGATGTCAGAGTATTTGCCTAGTACTGCACTACAGATATTTATGAATTGTGAATCATACAATATCACACCTAGTTGttcaaatttcaaaatgtGGCTTAACTTAAACCACTTCATAAGCATGAACAATAGCTCAACAGAGCTCTTCAGTGAGCTTTCCTTAGCCTTAGTTAATTCCAATTGGGGAAGCAGAGTATTCTCATCTACATCTTCAGCGTTGGAGGTAAATTGGTTAGTTAAGTTTAGTTCAATGGTCTGTAACAGGACAAACACTAAAGAGTTTAAACTTGTAAAGCATTCTTTGTAAAAATTATCCACCCGAATCATTCTCTTCAGGGATTCATTAGCTGTACCGGTAAGTGATGAATAATCATAAGGATCGGTAAGATTATCCTCCTCCCATCCACGCTCCGTTGCCATAAAAAGATCTCTCTCATGCCAAAGTTGTTTTGTAGTCAATTTAATTTGTAAATTTTCCGCCAGAATTGTTGCGGCTTCTTCAATGCTGAATGGTATTTTTGATTCAGAGGTCTGTTTCGGAGTAAGCTCTGAGTGTAAACGCCTATCTAACTCATCAATATCCTCTTCGTTGTCTGATGGGTATAAGCAAGGGTACAGTAGATTTGTTTGAAACGATTTCCTACCTTTTGATGTTTCATTAAAATGTAGGAGTTGAGGTGATGAAGGCGGTGAAGGAGCAGGTGTGGCAATATGTTGTTCTGGAACATTGAGAGTAATATTTATAGCATTCTTAGATTTTGGTCTTGGGATTTCTAAAAATTGTGAAAGCGAATTCGATTTGTCAAACTCCTTTGGCAGATTAGTAGTAGGTAGTTTACAGGACGGGTATCTTGTGACAATATCCGAGGTGAACGCCTCGTATTGTAAGGGTGATATTGTCCATTTGTTTTTTCgattttctatttttctcAAGCCATGATATTTGTAAAGGTCttttttggttttcttATAAGTCCTAATATCACCAAACTGGAGTAGTATAACTTTTGAAAGAAgcattattatatttcttattCTCATTGATAGACGACTGTTCCAGCGCCAAGCTTCgatatattttgttaaGTAACTAAGTATGCCTGCATCATCAAAGTTACCTATGACTTTGTCCACAAtatgttgttgttctttgTTGCACCTAAATACTATGCATTGCAATGTTATCAAGTATATTACCGAAGACAAATACAAAAGTGACTTCGAATAACAATTTAAATTAGTGGAGGAGTCTTTACAGCAATCTGCAATttctataaattttttaagtATTTCTGGAAGGTGTTCAGCCAGGAGCATATTATTCcttttaatatatttcaaatgatCGTCTTTTCCTTCAACAAAAGCAAATAAGCCAAATGAAATGTACGCAACGCACATGACGATAGattcatcattatcattcatATTACTGAGTAGTTTTTGAATGTGTAATTGAGCTATAGTTTCGTCAGTTAGAAAAGCCTCGGCATTGTTAATATGCTTAATAAATGCATTGTGTATATGTGTAAAACTGGAATAGTCGGCTAACGTAAACCAGTCGGATATCTCATCATCCAAACTAATTGAATCCTCCAGGTACCACTCAACTCTTGGCTGAAGACTTGGTTTGAATCCACATTCATTGGTAATCTTTTCAGCACATTCTTCTAAACTTCTTCTGTATGCAGCATTGACAGGCATATTGTAGTCTATAATCTCAGAATCTGAGTCGGAATCACTCGATGGATTAGATACTATAGGTCCGTCGATTTCGTCAACATTCtgaaattcttcatcatcattgtcatcatcaattgAGTCAGAGTCGCCAAACTGATCGCCAGATATAGGATTAGAATTGTACTGACCGAAATCTAACGGACTTAATTCGATATTTGACAAATCAGTATCTATTAGGGACCTGTTTAAATAAGGTGATCGATTGGCATTTTCTAAATTACTGATTGAACTCTCCTCATTGTGTACATTAAGAACCGAACTCACAATATCAAGCTTTTTCCTCAGCATTTTATCTAAATCTGATATTCCTTTGTCTATAGCACCTTTAGCTCGAGGTGAAGATGGGTAACTTGATGCTCCCCTGTTTTCAGTAGGTATATCATCTATAAAATGCTGAAAAGATGTATCAGTTCCGCCAGTTTTCCTTGCATACTTGAGATCTTCCAGGGACTGTGATCTTCCAATTGCTTCACTATCTCGATCTAGTAGATGCACCTTAGCCTTCTTTGTCATATTAGTGTGTATATTTAAACTGCCACAGTTAGCAGCTGAACACCGATAGCGAGTATAATTAAAGTAATATGTATACGCTACACAGAGTGTGCTCCTTGAAAGAACCAGTATAAAAGACTAAAGTGGTTCCCGTTAGTTCAGAGTAGCCAACCGAATCTGTAATTTAAAGCGATTTTACTTCAGATTTTGGCACCTTGTATCTTCTGATCTATAATTCCTGCGAAAGTGATTTTAGCAGCTTTAACATGAAAAAAGTTAGAATTCAGATATACTATTATAAAGGTTAGATGCTGAAGTTTAGCGAATCTGGTTCTTATTCAAGAGGCATACCTTAAAGCATGAGTATGTTTTAATGGTAATTATATATCTCTTTAGTTGTTTGTGCAATCTCAAGACAATCGCAGTTACATATACTATTAGTGAAATAAACTCTTGAAAGTGTTTATTCATGAAATAAACCTATAGAAAAGACATAACATTGGTATAAGAAATATCAGTTTACAGGTATTGTGGTTTTACTGTCACAATAAAGACCATTTCAGAATGCACGATGAGAAGAGGCGTAAGCCTTTACTCCGGGTTCCAGAAGTGCCATCTAATTCATTCCAACGgattataaaaataaatttcaGGCCATTGTTTTGTTCATGGCGCAGTTCATTCAGTAAGAAGTTATTTGTTGAGTTTGTCTTACTACATCTCACTGTTTCCCAGTAAAGGTTGAGCCAGCAATTCGAGTTTGATGCTAATGTGGTTATTCTGTGAGACATTGCATGGGATCGAGCTACTAGTGAAAATTCTATTTTGATATCACTCACTTCAACAGGCACATTGATATCTATGGTAATATTCTTACTATtcttaaaatataatgccTTGGTGGTTGATACTTGTTCGGGTGTTTGCACTGAAATAAGGTCTATTAAGCCGTCtctgttattattatacttTGAAATCTTCACGGCAGTATAATACGGATGAGAGAAGAGTATTCCCGACATTGCTTGCAGCGTTATGGACTCAAGTTGGAACCGTGACATCTTTATTTGATCTACTATCATGCTATTGCAATTTATACCGTAGTACAGAGACAATTCATGATATCTTATGTATCTAATTTGAGAGTTAATAGTCACCCCTTTGCTTAATCCCATTCTAAATCGTTTTTCCATAAAGAGTTCTTTGGCCTCTTCGAATGGACAGTTCATGTATTTCATCATGTAAGCAATGCTGATTGTTCCTGATCTTCCTTTCCCCATACGACAATGAAGAATAGCGACATTGCTTTCAGATTGCGAAATATGTAGATTCATGTCATCGATTATTTCCTGTAATAACAGAAATGGTGGAGGGCAATGATCCAACCATCCCTTCCTACAGATTAGAGAATTAATCCCATTTAAAGTTGTGGTTCTTTGTCCCCTACAGCTTGTTGAGCTTGGCCTTTGGTAATTTGGAAAATATAATGTCTTATCATCAGCATTTTTAATGTCAATATCGTCATAGTCAGAACCGTTCTTTTCGACTTTGAAGTTAAATATTTTCCAAGTTCCCTTTCCGTGGTGtttattcaaatattcaacaatttcatcCAAACCATTACGGTAAAGCAATTTTGGATACTTGGTAACAGGATATGAGCAAACTAATAGGTTAGGAGTGATGTAAGAAATGTCTAAAGATGATTCAGAACTGCTATTCTCAACATTGAAGGGAATAGCATAAAGTGTTCTCACAAACTTTTTAGGATTGAGATGCAAATTTCCCATAGGACCACGAATGGTATAATCAGTGCTACGATTGATCGTCGGCATTTGGTGCTAGTACCAAATTCATATTTCAATCTAACACTTGATTTGCGGAAATAAAGTAACGTGTCATGATATTATTTCCTTTTTGATAATTGGGAACAAAAAGCAGGCGCATGAACCGCCCTATGACAATCTGCcacaaagaatattattgtgaaagaaaacagaGCAGTGAAGTGGGTGGCATTTGCTCTATGTGTAAACGGTCAAATTAAATTACTAGATAAGCCTAGTTAAGAATGTTTATGATTCAGAGATATGCTAGCGGTTATAGTTAAGAGCTCTTATCTAAGACTCGAACAGTAGTTAACGATTTGATCTGATACCCAGGTGAGAGCAGTTGATATTTGCACATCCTCATCATTATTGAAGTCCTTGATAGAATCATTTAGCTCATACTTCAATTGCCCCTCCACATTATTATCGATAAAAAGATGTGCATGGGCCTCTTTATAGTTCTTGTATacaaaatcatcaaaatagTATGGTGGGTCTACCCAAAAGGAGTCCAATGTCTGATATCCAGGTCTAGCTGCTCGCCTTTTCTTTAATGTCTCATAAGGAGCACGTATCAATAACCTGACGTCAAACTTAGAAGCTACACTCTTATCGTGGTATATTAAAAACCCATCGACTAAAACGATCCTTAGATTGTCAGGTAGTGACTCAAACTTTTCTCTGATAGGTTGTAAAGACGCCTCATTTAGATTAAACTTATCTAAGCTATCAACATTATTGTTGTGTATAAGCTTTGCATCAATTCTGCCAGTGTGTCGTATATTATCTAACTCTGCTCTGAATGAATCAAAGTCTAAGGCACCAACACAATCCCAGTCCTGAATGCCATATTTACTGTTGACAGGAATATCCTTGTCATGCTTGAAGAAATCATCCTCATGAATCAAAGTCAAATCAGGCACAATTCGGGCCAACAGCTTCGCTATCGTGGTCTTCCCACTACTTGAACACCCACTCAAACTTACCAATACAACCTGTGTGGAGTCGGAATTTGTCATGATTTAAAATGCAGTAGTCTCTTATAATTAActgaacaaaaaaatctGAACTATTCAAATGTAGTATAAAGTAATCTCATAGGTCCCGTTTGAATTATGTAAAACTGGCTActtttgttcttctctataacttgaaaaatcaaaatcatatGTAACGATTAGTAAGTCCTCGATGTTTCTTAGCATTAGGATGGCCCTCGAAGACAACGACTAAGTGCTATTCAATACATTAAGTGTGTGAACTGTAATGAATTACCCATATAAGAATAGCATCGAACATAGCTGTGCTGCTGCTTGGGATACGTCATATTTCTACTGCTCATACTAAGGTAATAAGATAAGTTAGGACTATGTCTCAGAAAGTTGGACACACAGGGCTAGCGTTTGCCAGGCTATGGCACCATGTTGATTTGGCTAAGGATAAGAGAACATTAGGTAGGGTTGCCTCTTCTATCGCGGTGACACTTATAGGTAAGCACAAGCCAGTATATCATCCATCTCAGGATTGTGGTGATTACGTTGTTGTGACTAATTGTCAGAAAGTGCGTATAACTGGTAAGAAGTTTGAGCAAAAGACTTATTGGTCGCATTCAACTAAACCAGGTAATTTAAAGTTAACAACAATGAAGACCATGGCTGAGAATAAAGGCTACGGTgaacttttgaagaaagctGTATCTGGTATGTTACCCAAAAATAGACTTAGAAAAGTAAGACTAGCAAGACTGAAAGTATTTGATGGTGCTGAGCATCCTTACGGTGACAATTTTACTGCATATGCCTTGAAACAGCCAAAGGTGCAGAAATTAATAGAATCTAGGCAAGAGCGTACACAGGTTTCACAAGAAGCTTGATAATGATAAGCCAGACTTATGATATACTCTTATTGTTGATATACCATCCTAACATATTCCAATTTGATATCACCAACAAAGAAAGGTGTGATTACACCAAGcttaaataaaaatgaggTCTTTTTCTCACATTCTTTGGGTGTTCCTCCATCATTTAAATAAACTTgtacatatataaaatGATTATGATTTTGCTTATTAGATAATTTGGTGAAACCCAGATCTTAAgtaatgatattattgattttttcGTTATATTACAGAATAAGTTTctataatgaaattatatagaaaatattaagCAGACAGATAAATCTAGTTCATGCTTTAACAGACTGGAACTTCTTTCCAAATAATACTTGAAACGGCGCAATATCGTTTTGAGctaatatattaaatatacGGGTCATTTGGAGTAAAGATGAGTAAAAACTGTTATAGTTTCAACTCCTGAAATAGCTCATCAGTAATGTTTTTGATAGTGATGTAAGCAACTCGGTGTTATGAGGGTATATATGTACTATTGCGAGCATGCAAATGCATCTATCAAAATTCTATGCAGTCTTCAGGACGTTGTGGTAGCCTGATAAGGTATTAAATGATGTTTTAAATGTGGTAATCATAAGTTAAAATTTAGAGAATTATGCCATATCCTCTGGTTAATATCACTTACCTTGATTAAAAATCTCTTGAGCGGTCGGTGTAGAGACGAGGTGTGATATTCATAGCCATCAATTCTTGAAATAGTAATTTGGCAGCATATGGTATATGAATTTGGTAGATATCGATCTTATTGTCACAACCCTTACATTCAAATTGATTATGGTTTAGTTTTGCAATAACAGACATCAAACCACAAATACCACAGATATGTACTCTGAAAGCATCGGAAGCTTCCATTAATCTTTCCTTCAAGAAAGCTGCGGCACCATGAGCGATCATACAGTCACGTTCCATTTCACCGAATCTTAGACCACCATCTCTTGATCTACCTTCTACTGGTTGTCTAGTTAGTACTTGCATAGGACCACGAGCTCTGGCATGAATCTTATCGTCGACCATGTGTCTCAAACGCTGATAGTATGTTGGGCCAAAGAAAATTTGAGCCATCAACTTCTTACCAGTGTGACCATTATACATGACTTCGAAACCACGAGATTGGTAGCCGTGTTCTCTTAGTAGTTTGGAAATACCTTCAACAGTAATATCAGTAAAAGGAGAAGCATCACCTTCATTACCAGACAATGCAGCAACTTTACTTAGTAAACATTCAATCAAGTGCGCCACAGTCATACGAGATGGAATAGCGTGTGGATTGATAATCAGATCAGGGACAATACCTTCGGCTGTAAAAGGCATGTCTTCTCTTCTGTAAGTTATACCGATTGTACCCTTTTGACCGTGACGAGAAGCAAACTTGTCACCAATCTGAGGAACCTTAGTTGTTCTAACACGTACTTTGACAAACTTAAGACCATCTTGGTTCGTTGTTATTAGAACTTGATCGACAATACCATTTTCTGTACTTCTCAAAGGAGTAGAAGCATCTCTCTTCGAATGGTAAGCAGTTCTTTGACctagttcttcttcatccgGTGCAATAGGTGTTGTCTTACCGATAATTATATCTTCTCCAGACACTCTGACACCTGGTGCAATCAaaccatcttcatctaaCTTATCGTATGTACCATGCTTCATTCTTAATGTATTAGTACGTTGAGGTTTCTCAAAAGTTTCAGTAATGGACATACCatattttttctcttgATCCATATACGATCTAAAGAACAGAGATCTAAATAAACCACGGTCAATAGATGATTGGTTCATAATCATGGAATCTTCTTGGTTATACCCCGAATAACATGCAATGGCAACAATAGCGTTCTGACCGGCAGGCAATTCTCTGAATTTTAGGTATTCCATTGCACGAGTAGTACCTAATGGTTTCTGAGGGTAATATAGAATGTTAGCCATAGTATCCATACGGAAATTGTAGTTTGTTAAGAAGACACCCATAGCTTGCTTACCCATCGCAGATTGGTAAGTATTACGAGGAGATTGATTGTGATCAGGGAATGGAATAATAGATGCTGCGACACCAAGGATCATTGATGGATGGATTTCACAGTGGGTGAATGTTGTGGCATGATGAGTGACCTTAATACGTTTAGCAAGATCGACATTTTCTTTAGGTATATCTTGCTCAACTGCAGTTGGTTCAAGATCTTCTGGTTGCATGGCAATCAAAAtagattcttcttcttcggCATCAATATACTCTACAAGACCTTCGTTTAATAGGGAAGACCATGTGTAATCTTCAGCGTCCTCAAATCCACCCTCAATATCTTGGTATTCAGTAGCCATTAACTTGGCGACATGACCTTTTCTAACTTTCAATTCCTTACGACCTAAttcttcgtcatcttcaacaatAAACAATGGTCTATATACCCTACCGGCATCGGtaaaaattttcaattccTGTTCTCTAATATCTCTGATCATAGAAACTTCTGGATTGATATCACCCTTTCTTCTTAGTGTTCTTAGTGTTTCCATTAATCTAGCAGGGTTTCTGTGAACACCGTGCCAGACACCATTAACAAACACTCTAGTGGCATCCGGAGATTGATGTGGAACATAATCTTCCAAAGGTTCCATACCCCATTCGCTTAAAAATGTGATAATAGGCATAGGGTCGGCACCAACAGAGATACAAGACATAAGTGATAAGTTCTTCACTAGACCACAAGCTTGACCTTCAGGAGTCTCGGCGGGACAAACCAAACCCCAATGAGTGTTGTGAAGTTGACGTGGCTTTGCCAGTTTACCATCACGACCTATAGGtgtatttgttcttcttaAATGTGATAGTGTTGAGGAATATGTATAACGATTCAAAACTTGTGACACACCGGCTCTTGAAGACATagctttcttttgttcACCCCAATTACCAGTAGCCAAAGCATACTTAAGACCTGACGTGATGGTCTTCGCATTAATAGCTAATTTCATGTTGAAATCATTGGCTTCTTCGACTGTTCTCTGCATGTAACGGAAGATATCTTTGGTTAGTTTCCTGAACAGCGTCTTGAAAAGCTGGGCAAGTAATGGACCTGCTAAGTCTAATCTCTTCTTACCGAAATGGTCACGATCATCTTGATCTTTACGGTCAAGAGCACATAATAGCAGTCTATTAATCATGTAACCCAAGAAAAAGGCTTTTCTGGACTCAAAACCTTCTAACTGGGTAATATGAGGTAGAAATTCCTTTTGCAAAATGTCTTTGGCGTATTgaattctcttttctttcttgataCCCAACGCAGTACCACGACGACCAATGAAATCAAGAGCTGTTTCACGATCTTGAATAACAAAACCATCTTCTACACATGGCTTTAACATTTCCAGCATTTGCCAATCATTGACATCGTAACAAATATGTTCTAAAATTTCACCATCCGGAATAATACCTAGTGCTCTAAAAATGATAACGATTGGGATATCCTGCTTAATGTATGGAAGAGTTGCTTTAATGGTACGAGCTGAACTGCTTTCACGACCATACAGTTTAACTTGCAATGTACTGATAAATCTGGAACCCTTTTCAAGAGCAGATCTGATTTCGGCAACATGTGATATTGGAGATGGGGCTGCTTTCTTGAAAACTTGAACAATGTTACCTGCAGAACGTTCTTGTGCGATTAAAACTTTCTCGGAAccattgataataaagTACCCTCCCATATCAAATGGACACTCCTTTAATTTATATAGATCAGATTCGGTGGCATCACTTAAATAACAATTCTTGGACCTCAACATGATTGGTAGACGGCCAATAAAGACTTTACCACTCTCACTGTCCTCTTCAGATTCTTCGGCAATTAGTTGATAGTTTAAATCTCTACCAGGGACATCCACTGCTTCGTAAGTTCTCTTAGTAACATCTACAAACAAACCAGAAGAGTATGTCAGGTTTCTCAGTCTTGCTTCTTGTGGATATAATGCGTGTGTAACACCATCAGATTCGTTCACCATAGGTTTCGTAACGTATATCTTACCAAAACttatttcatattttctACTAATGTTATCTTGTTCAGTGGTATGTTGGGCTAATTGTTCCAAAATCAAAGTGGAATCCTCTGAGATAATATCCTGTAGAGTATAATCAACAAATTGGTTGAATGAATCCAACTGTTGTGACACCAGACCTTTCTCTCTGAAGAAAGCAGAGATGACTGCCCAAGTATCCTCTGCTGTGATTGGGGCATTCTCTTCCTCAAATCCATAAGGATCTTCATCATAATAGTCTTCGTTGTCGGCTGACATGATTGATTTCTTTCGAGTTGCTTTTAAGTTTTGTTctgttttttattttcttctaaAAGAAGCAACTGATAAATGACACTGTcttcaataaaataaattcgATAAAATCGACAAAGTCAATGTATAAGCAATCAAATATTGGATCTAACCACTATTATGGGAATTTAATGGCTCAAATACTTTAATAATCCGAGTGGAAAGCTGAGAGgcaaatttttctttctgtttttccttctctttTGAACAGGCAAGCCAACGATGTATTCAGGACGGAGAgataaaacaaaagaatGTATGGTCCCAACCGATATTTTTACTGAATAACTAGTGGGTTTATCTCCTGGAATCTCTTCGTGCCGCTAAGTTTCAAGGAATACAATCTAAAACTAAATTTGACAAAGTCTCTCTTTCAGCTTCCTATTTTGCTTGTTTTTCATTGTcttcattcaaaa
This window of the Nakaseomyces glabratus chromosome L, complete sequence genome carries:
- the SPC98 gene encoding Spc98p (CAGL0L04136g~Ortholog(s) have structural constituent of cytoskeleton activity): MELGNSLSLLLETYLPPEFPDTVIQLFAKDVLFLLSSPYKNKQQLSKLIENFQSKIPVTLRHRNTLPKLLSSLEPLFSMSNEQEMLNYVNELQMEYSDNPNDQFILNRLNISPYDGNLNMGRPGSQYSESFENLDRYSERSMLSSQAYNNIGKSPNRLPLRSLLEPYMKNMIDEQEIMKSIPFVLLGTTSELFDIEYDKIIIPSNIPNSESGILHLIFEAGLLYKELGNLCDKYRRMPISPMKKAFIIAVGSELNTYNGLINQLASNDKISTNNGVYVSIYDSINKLRVFYSIMLKFEGLTGDQLLSLLEQLRHHGDLTIENIADKLFSTLLTLYYDYLSQWLTLGSIDNTNNELFIEVEQENTDGEVIFKLNTDKIPSFLTYMQARQIFVIGKSYIFVQKYCKELEYSNEFSNRYKQIYDGLRKNGISIEFIEAVNTQFKEIVSYIDTIICTKFHYHDVLKTLRNILLMGRGDLINTLITKLSSALTSSSDLLSDYSLTRILQESVQQSSLRSLINRGDNNYIINKLDARLLDLGHGAIGWDVFTLDFIVDRPLSFVLNVNRTNGRKEYLRIFNFLWKLKKNQFYFEKESKRTKEILRTFRKFPEFSPVMGDITKHISKCSILLTQLQIFHTKLDNYYLQYVINERYLDLENELSVIFDKEKTDNIKVKINKHGEKRVNGVLKPDINILNEGRKHLGNQNLRDIEQLDNTHNQFLGRILAHKLLSTNSGNNLGERSNKPYPATVIVILNSIAEFLVKYNELNEISYKIYMQLSLEHHPEISVHLQSLVHTIKLLSKQYSHCKEQISTLCDDLRADGDEELMRLSRHLR
- the FAR11 gene encoding Far11p (CAGL0L04158g~Ortholog(s) have role in ascospore formation, intra-S DNA damage checkpoint, positive regulation of macroautophagy, re-entry into mitotic cell cycle after pheromone arrest and regulation of meiosis I, more) yields the protein MTKKAKVHLLDRDSEAIGRSQSLEDLKYARKTGGTDTSFQHFIDDIPTENRGASSYPSSPRAKGAIDKGISDLDKMLRKKLDIVSSVLNVHNEESSISNLENANRSPYLNRSLIDTDLSNIELSPLDFGQYNSNPISGDQFGDSDSIDDDNDDEEFQNVDEIDGPIVSNPSSDSDSDSEIIDYNMPVNAAYRRSLEECAEKITNECGFKPSLQPRVEWYLEDSISLDDEISDWFTLADYSSFTHIHNAFIKHINNAEAFLTDETIAQLHIQKLLSNMNDNDESIVMCVAYISFGLFAFVEGKDDHLKYIKRNNMLLAEHLPEILKKFIEIADCCKDSSTNLNCYSKSLLYLSSVIYLITLQCIVFRCNKEQQHIVDKVIGNFDDAGILSYLTKYIEAWRWNSRLSMRIRNIIMLLSKVILLQFGDIRTYKKTKKDLYKYHGLRKIENRKNKWTISPLQYEAFTSDIVTRYPSCKLPTTNLPKEFDKSNSLSQFLEIPRPKSKNAINITLNVPEQHIATPAPSPPSSPQLLHFNETSKGRKSFQTNLLYPCLYPSDNEEDIDELDRRLHSELTPKQTSESKIPFSIEEAATILAENLQIKLTTKQLWHERDLFMATERGWEEDNLTDPYDYSSLTGTANESLKRMIRVDNFYKECFTSLNSLVFVLLQTIELNLTNQFTSNAEDVDENTLLPQLELTKAKESSLKSSVELLFMLMKWFKLSHILKFEQLGVILYDSQFINICSAVLGKYSDIYGDRIFNRIITSNKSFWSECSKYNFEYKNSFRYVHQVQKAVNLDFLPSLAYLLRILQKVVGNKTQRIKELPQSIGTIVKKYYHIFNLDIYHPLLKIIKELTPFKNKRWKSEHMELISGVFLYEKLELIDNWVAGKDITGELSDAYGQEIALRALLQFYNFEHYQVAMEDLGYQKKNNSIAS